In Leishmania major strain Friedlin complete genome, chromosome 19, the following proteins share a genomic window:
- a CDS encoding putative RNA binding protein, translating to MMKSNVEADAAATGPYHCNGIMAPAMSANEPMQVVYNRTQKRVPVFRDSLIMYEQQMVQVMEELRTLTMDVNALRVHYEEALQEKLYIENLAAQAEKRVQDVKEIVDRYVGVKDAVVASDGFTYERETISSYIEGCKEAGGTPTSYQTEKPLTSLLIPNRSLKTLVDRLVTLQKAEPTPPAPADRNPVQHHSKSITAGRAGNISINQHEGQRRNMHGGGKDSSGPVELNAKGERVHPCIRVYGYCNYNESCAYAKYPYDACLSNLKNKCRFKNQCHERHVEFRGPLDDYGNCASTNQGPNQENIASEPVGEANK from the coding sequence ATGATGAAGTCCAACGTCgaggccgacgccgccgcgacgggCCCCTACCACTGCAACGGCATAATGGCGCCTGCCATGAGCGCAAACGAGCCCATGCAAGTGGTGTACAACCGCACACAGAAGCGCGTGCCGGTTTTCCGTGACAGCCTGATTATGTACGAGCAGCAGATGGTGCAGGTGATGGAGGAACTGCGCACGCTGACGATGGACGTGAATGCACTACGGGTGCATTACGAAGAGGCGCTCCAGGAGAAATTGTACATTGAGAACCTCGCTGCACAGGCGGAGAAGCGCGTGCAGGACGTGAAGGAAATCGTGGACCGCTACGTTGGTGTCAAGGACGCGGTGGTAGCCAGCGACGGGTTCACGTATGAGCGGGAGACGATCTCCTCGTATATCGAAGGCTGCAAAGAGGCTGGCGGCACGCCGACGTCGTACCAGACGGAGAAGCCGCTGACCTCGCTGCTGATCCCGAACCGCTCGCTCAAGACGCTGGTGGATCGCTTGGTGACGCTGCAGAAGGCGgagccgacgccgccggcgccggccgACCGCAACCCGGTGCAGCACCACTCGAAGTCGATAACGGCGGGTCGTGCAGGAAACATCTCTATCAACCAGCACGAAGGCCAGCGGCGCAACATGCACGGCGGCGGAAAGGACAGTTCCGGCCCGGTGGAGTTGAACGCCAAGGGCGAGCGAGTGCACCCGTGCATTCGTGTGTACGGATACTGCAACTACAACGAGAGCTGCGCGTACGCGAAGTATCCCTACGATGCGTGCTTGTCGAATCTCAAGAACAAGTGCCGCTTCAAGAACCAGTGCCACGAGCGCCACGTCGAGTTCCGCGGCCCACTCGACGACTACGGTAACTGCGCTTCCACTAACCAGGGGCCTAACCAAGAGAACATTGCGTCCGAGCCCGTGGGGGAGGCGAACAAGTAG
- a CDS encoding putative intraflagellar transport protein component, protein MTEVTSPYRGRVKEMWPAPTAGVESEAAAAAPPQTQQTKVCFNVCRQEPYHPNKGYRHLARKLRQGGTVEMNKEDITLDRLSASDIVLFPAPQTPFSEEDIAVIRQYVEGGGSAMILLGDGHGGQYSYLNKALDDWTGITINEDCVVRTVLHRYLHPKEVCVTNGITNRAINKAAGKKVFGAVGGSPSSGFGVGAGSVGAKGVTSTMGIGSTLMTLNRTVGAGQATNAALLAQSAAAGSAAAMAVDEAEQEATSLVFVYPYGLTFNVQRPAIPLLSSGFMAYPLNRPIAAAWECPKVVEHLGRRKQGKLLIIGSAQLFDDAWIEKEENSTLASILFDYLDHKLKLNQIDADEPDITDYHHLPDTASLSERLRVAVEQHEELPRDFTQLFQLDLFKIDTDKIPDVVDTYSKLSVKVEPLTLIPPEFQTPLPPVKPAVFEAIHRDPPPPGLDLFDLDEEFAPERVRLSQLTNKCKADDVEYYILQAAEVMGVTKKLRSPRNRDPRALLDYVFRQVVDYKKVNSGPVASQEAIHGDTASGAAAADNAAAAAAAENMMRVIRVSNDGTGDPTPFDENPLWNLYLEADFAKGTIEGNLQLLRDSSRFGAQEARIEGDIKPPGEREYPMEWGVVLDAANGEQIIYVFLGMIQGNQLRGVCEQGGGGNTRNFLYTLEEL, encoded by the coding sequence ATGACGGAGGTGACTTCACCATACCGTGGCAGGGTAAAGGAGATGTGGCCGGCACCGACGGCCGGTGTAGAGAgcgaagccgccgccgccgcgccgccgcaaaCGCAGCAGACAAAGGTGTGCTTTAACGTGTGCCGCCAGGAGCCGTACCACCCCAACAAAGGGTACCGGCACCTCGCGCGGAAGCTGCGGCAGGGCGGCACGGTCGAAATGAACAAGGAGGACATCACGCTGGACCGCTTGAGCGCCAGCGACATCGTCCTCTTCCCTGCGCCGCAGACGCCCTTCTCGGAGGAGGACATCGCGGTGATTCGGCAGTACGTGGAAGGTGGCGGCTCTGCCATGATCCTCCTAGGTGACGGCCACGGGGGGCAGTACTCGTACCTCAATAAGGCCCTCGACGACTGGACAGGGATTACCATCAACGAGGATTGCGTCGTGCGCACAGTTCTGCACCGCTACCTGCATCCCAAGGAGGTGTGCGTGACCAACGGCATCACAAACCGCGCCATCAACAAGGCCGCTGGCAAGAAAGTGTTCGGCGCCGTGGGCGGGTCGCCGAGCAGCGGCTTCGGTGTCGGGGCGGGCAGCGTGGGGGCGAAGGGGGTCACCTCCACCATGGGCATCGGCTCCACGCTCATGACGCTCAACCGCACGGTCGGTGCTGGGCAGGCGACAAACGCGGCGCTACTCGCGCAGAGCGCGGCCGCGGGAAGCGCTGCGGCCATGGCTGTCGACGAGGCCGAACAGGAAGCCACAAGTCTGGTCTTCGTGTATCCATACGGCCTCACCTTCAACGTGCAACGGCCTGCCATCCCGCTTCTCAGCAGTGGTTTCATGGCGTACCCGCTGAACCGCCCgatcgcggcggcgtgggAGTGCCCAAAGGTGGTGGAGCACCTTGGCCGTCGCAAGCAGGGCAAGCTGCTGATAATCGGGTCGGCGCAGCTCTTCGATGACGCGTGGATTGAGAAAGAGGAGAACAGCACACTCGCCTCCATCCTCTTCGACTACCTTGACCACAAGCTGAAGCTGAACCAGATCGATGCCGACGAGCCGGATATTACGGACTACCATCACCTTCCTGAtaccgcctccctctccgagCGGTTGCGCGTCGCTGTAGAGCAGCACGAGGAGCTACCGCGTGATTTTACGCAGCTGTTCCAGCTAGATTTGTTCAAGATCGACACGGACAAAATACCAGATGTGGTGGACACCTACTCGAAGCTGTCCGTGAAGGTAGAGCCGCTGACACTGATCCCGCCGGAGTTccagacgccgctgccgccggtgaaGCCTGCCGTTTTCGAGGCGATTCACCGCGACCCGCCCCCGCCTGGACTGGACCTCTTTGATCTGGATGAGGAGTTCGCGCCGGAGCGGGTCCGACTCAGCCAGCTCACGAACAAATGCAAGGCGGACGACGTGGAGTACTACATCttgcaggcggcggaggtgatgGGCGTGACGAAGAAACTGCGCAGCCCACGCAACCGCGacccgcgcgcgctgctcgacTACGTGTTCCGCCAGGTGGTAGACTACAAGAAGGTGAACAGTGGCCCTGTCGCGTCGCAGGAGGCCATACATGGCGATACCGCCTCCggggcggccgcggcagacaacgccgctgccgccgccgccgcggagaaCATGATGCGCGTGATTCGCGTCAGCAACGACGGCACCGGCGACCCGACCCCATTCGACGAGAACCCACTCTGGAACCTCTACCTCGAGGCGGACTTTGCAAAGGGCACCATCGAGGGTAACCTGCAACTGCTGCGGGACTCGAGCCGCTTCGGTGCACAGGAGGCGCGCATCGAAGGCGACATCAAGCCGCCAGGCGAGCGTGAGTACCCGATGGAGTGGGGCGTCGTGCTAGACGCCGCCAATGGCGAGCAGATCATCTACGTGTTCTTAGGAATGATCCAAGGCAaccagctgcgcggcgtgtgtgagcagggcggcggcggcaacaccCGCAACTTCCTATATACGCTCGAAGAGCTGTAG